One window of the Lytechinus variegatus isolate NC3 chromosome 3, Lvar_3.0, whole genome shotgun sequence genome contains the following:
- the LOC121410852 gene encoding cathepsin L-like: protein MDQAFQYIIDAHGIDTEASYPYKAVDQQCHFKKSDVGATVTGYTDVTSGSETALQKAVAHVGPVSVAIDASHMSFQLYQSGVYNEPACSSSLLDHGVLAVGYASTSDGTDYWIVKNRSLGETWGMKGYLWMSRNKNNQCGIATQASYPLV from the exons ATGGACCAAGCCTTCCAGTACATCATCGATGCACATGGCATTGATACAGAAGCAAGCTACCCTTACAAAGCAGTG GACCAACAATGCCATTTCAAAAAATCTGATGTAGGAGCTACCGTCACCGGCTACACCGATGTCACCTCAGGATCTGAGACGGCGCTACAGAAAGCTGTAGCCCATGTGGGTCCTGTCTCAGTAGCTATTGATGCCAGTCATATGTCCTTCCAGCTTTATCAGTCAG GAGTTTACAACGAGCCTGCATGCAGCTCTTCCTTATTGGATCATGGCGTTCTTGCAGTCGGTTATGCAAGCACCAGTGACGGTACCGATTACTGGATTGTTAAGAACAGGTCA CTGGGAGAGACTTGGGGGATGAAAGGATACCTGTGGATGTCTCGTAACAAGAACAACCAATGTGGTATTGCTACTCAAGCTAGTTACCCTCTGGTGTAA